Proteins encoded together in one Orcinus orca chromosome 13, mOrcOrc1.1, whole genome shotgun sequence window:
- the MORN2 gene encoding MORN repeat-containing protein 2 has product MLQTHRPLPDRLYPTGPGGASDPDHSGIGKVPGRPSNQVAVCAELLFPSLQATELAAQGESQSPENLSSTPLSTPEVFKINFIFPNGDKYDGDCTRTSSGIFERNGIGIHTTPNGIVYTGSWKDDKMNGFGRLEHFSGAVYEGNFKDNMFHGLGTYTFPTGAKYTGNFNENRVEGEGQYTDIHGLEWCGNFHFTAAPGLRLKLHM; this is encoded by the exons ATGCTCCAGACTCACCGGCCCCTGCCAGACAGGCTGTATCCCACCGGGCCGGGAGGCGCCTCAGACCCTGACCACTCCGGGATAGGGA AGGTGCCTGGTCGCCCTAGCAACCAAGTCGCAGTCTGCGCTGAGCTACTGTTTCCTTCCCTCCAGGCCACAGAGCTGGCGGCCCAGGGGGAATCGCAGAGTCCAGAAAATCTCTCCAGCACCCCTTTGTCAA CTCCAGAAGTATTTAAGATAAACTTTATATTTCCAAATGGAGACAAGTATG ATGGGGATTGTACAAGAACATCTTCTGGAATATTTGAGAGAAATGGCATAGGTATTCATACCACTCCTAATGGGATTGTCTACACAGGAAGCTGGAAAGATGACAAG ATGAATGGTTTTGGAAGACTTGAGCATTTTTCGGGAGCAGTATATGAAGGAAACTTTAAGGACAATATGTTTCATGGACTGGGGACTTATACATTCCCAACTGGGGCAAAGTACACTGGAAATTTCAATGAAAATAg GGTGGAAGGTGAAGGACAATACACTGATATCCACGGACTAGAATGGTGCGGTAACTTTCATTTCACAGCTGCTCCAGGCCTGAGGCTAAAGCTCCACATGTAG